In one window of Duganella dendranthematis DNA:
- a CDS encoding response regulator transcription factor, producing MKKIRVMLADDHPIVMTGFAMSLQGQGLDVVAQARTPAEALAQYQELKPDVIVLDIRFGEQLTGLDVAKQILAQTPSAAVVFLSQFDQDSLIKETYRLGGRAFMTKDCDPADLAAAVKRAHDGELYFLPHIAERLANLSVRGDASPQSQLDERALEIFTLMAEGLTNAEIAEKLDVSTKTISNISQAVKEKLGVHRPAYITRLAVKHGLIEP from the coding sequence ATGAAAAAAATACGCGTGATGCTGGCGGACGATCACCCAATCGTGATGACGGGTTTTGCCATGTCGCTGCAGGGGCAGGGGCTGGACGTGGTGGCGCAGGCGCGCACGCCGGCCGAGGCGCTGGCGCAGTACCAGGAATTGAAGCCGGACGTGATCGTGTTGGACATCCGTTTCGGCGAACAGTTGACCGGGCTTGATGTGGCCAAGCAGATCCTGGCGCAGACGCCTTCCGCCGCCGTTGTCTTCCTCAGCCAGTTCGACCAGGATAGCCTGATCAAGGAAACCTACCGCCTCGGCGGCCGCGCTTTCATGACCAAGGATTGCGACCCGGCCGACCTGGCGGCGGCGGTAAAACGTGCGCATGACGGTGAGTTGTACTTCCTGCCGCATATCGCCGAGCGGCTGGCCAATCTGTCGGTGCGCGGCGATGCGTCGCCGCAGTCGCAGCTGGACGAGCGCGCGCTGGAGATTTTTACCCTGATGGCGGAAGGCCTGACCAACGCGGAGATCGCGGAGAAGCTGGATGTCTCCACCAAGACCATCAGCAATATCAGCCAGGCGGTGAAGGAAAAGCTGGGCGTGCACCGTCCGGCCTACATCACGCGGCTGGCGGTCAAGCACGGATTGATTGAGCCTTGA